A genomic window from Aethina tumida isolate Nest 87 chromosome 4, icAetTumi1.1, whole genome shotgun sequence includes:
- the LOC109601521 gene encoding vacuolar protein sorting-associated protein VTA1 homolog: MGFPPVPKEIKPVAHLLKVADEHEARNIVVAYWARMAACRLALKILPGPKPPEVSALITALLDWLEQTKLANPDNEGITSEAAAHALIEEYALQLFNHGDQQDRAEIYNKNTVKTFYLAGMLLDVCEQFDLSEEMNEKRKYAKWKAAYIHNCLKTGDKPIPGAPGEHENTIVSVNDLDDEERAKFSLNNPGANGATGFNIPPDNVPPKPEDTFSAPAPASSPVTPSVQPDPVPFPKPQPATPVTPVAPSTTLLPSSGSVSLGPDQIQKAQKYCKFATSALNYDDVKTAIENLHRALNLLQTGSEG; this comes from the exons ATGGGATTTCCACCTGTTCCTAAGGAAATTAAACCGGTGGCACATTTGTTAAAAGTTGCCGACGAACATGAGGCCCGAAACATCGTCGTTGCTTACTGGG CACGAATGGCTGCCTGTAGATTAGCATTAAAAATCCTTCCTGGTCCTAAGCCACCAGAAGTATCTGCACTCATTACAGCATTGCTTGACTGGCTCGAACAGACAAAACTGGCTAACCCTGATAATGAGGGCATAACAAGTGAAGCTGCTGCACATGCCCTCATCGAGGAGTATGCTTTGCAACTTTTTAATCATGGTGATCAACAAGATAGAGCTGAGATATACAACAA AAACACCGTAAAGACCTTCTACTTGGCAGGAATGTTATTAGACGTTTGCGAACAATTTGACTTATCCGAGGAGATGAACGAGAAAAGAAAGTATGCAAAATGGAAGGCCGCCTACATCCACAACTGTTTGAAAACCGGCGATAAGCCCATTCCAGGTGCGCCCGGCGAACACGAGAACACCATCGTGTCCGTCAACGACTTGGACGATGAAGAACGTGCGAAATTCTCGTTGAACAATCCTGGAGCGAACGGAGCTACCGGATTCAACATACCACCAGATAATGTACCACCCAAGCCAGAGGACACGTTCTCGGCACCGGCACCCGCTTCGTCGCCTGTCACTCCAAGTGTACAACCAGATCCAGTGCCTTTTCCGAAACCGCAACCAGCTACGCCTGTTACTCCAGTCGCACCATCCACGACACTTCTACCCTCATCTGGAAGCGTTTCTCTAGGCCCTGATCAGATACAAAAGGCCCAGAAGTATTGCAAGTTCGCCACTTCAGCTTTAAATTATGATGATGTTAAGACGGCTATTGAGAATCTCCATAGGGCCTTGAACTTGCTGCAGACTGGCAGTGAAGGCTAA
- the LOC109606827 gene encoding early growth response protein 1-like, giving the protein MNARHHTGVKPYACTLCTKSFRKKRHLKAHMNSHSGVKPYTCHKCGLTFPQSCNMRSHYKKCVVKNPTDTSEDQ; this is encoded by the exons ATGAATGCCAGACATCACACAG GTGTCAAACCGTACGCGTGTACGTTGTGTACAAAGAGCTTTAGGAAGAAGCGCCACTTGAAGGCGCACATGAATTCTCACTCTGGTGTAAAACCGTACACCTGCCATAAATGCGGACTTACGTTTCCGCAGAGCTGTAACATGAGATCGCACTACAAGAAGTGCGTCGTGAAAAATCCAACGGATACCTCGGAAGATCAGTAA